Within Quadrisphaera sp. DSM 44207, the genomic segment CGGCCCTGACCCGCACCGGACAGCTGAGCTCCTGACGCGGTCGGCGCAGCTCCTGACGCGGTCAGCGGAGCAGGGGCAGCCCGCCGGTCAGGGACCGCACGGCCCTGGCCGGACCGTGCAGCAGCACGCCGGCGTAGGCCAGGTCCGCCGCGGCGGTGGCGGCCACGGCGGCGCAGAAGGCCTCGTAGTCGGTGGTCTGCTGGCCGACGGCCGGCAGGTCCACCACCCGCACCCCGGCCCGCAGCGCCCGGGCCCGCAGCGGCGCCAGGTCGCCGGCCGCCGCGGCCAGCACGGGCAGCCCGGTCGGGAACAGGCCGGGGTGCACCTCGCCGGCGGCGTCGGGGACGTCCGGTCCGGGCAGGTCCGGCTCCAGGGCCCCGAGGGTCAGGGCGAGGACGGCGGCGGCGTTGGCGGCCAGCCCGGCGGGCAGCTGGCGGTCCAGGACGATGGCGCTGCGCACGCCCACCGGCCCCGGGATCTGTACGGTCATGGGCCTGGACGCTAGGAGGTCCGGTGGGTCCGCGGCGTCCGTCTCGAACATCCTTCGGCAGGAGGGCTCGTGCCGTGGCGCTGGACGAACTGGACCGGGCGCTGCTGCGCCACCTGCAGAACGATGCGCGGCGCACCAACCGCGACCTCGCCGAGGCGGTGGGCGTGGCGCCGTCCACCGCCCTGGAGCGCGTGCGGGCGCTGCGCCGGCGCGGGGTGGTGCGCGGCTACCACGCCGAGGTGGACCTGGCCGCCGTCGGCCGCCCGGTCCAGGCGCTGATCGCCGTGCGCATCCGCCCGCCCAAGCGGGAGGTGATCGAGGCCTTCCGCGACTGGGTGCGCCAGCTGCCCGAGACCGTCGGGGTCTTCGTCGTCTCCGGCACCGAGGACTTCCTCCTGCACGTCGCCGTGCCCGACACCGACGCCCTGTACGCCTTCGTCATCGACC encodes:
- a CDS encoding DUF2000 family protein, with product MTVQIPGPVGVRSAIVLDRQLPAGLAANAAAVLALTLGALEPDLPGPDVPDAAGEVHPGLFPTGLPVLAAAAGDLAPLRARALRAGVRVVDLPAVGQQTTDYEAFCAAVAATAAADLAYAGVLLHGPARAVRSLTGGLPLLR
- a CDS encoding Lrp/AsnC family transcriptional regulator, which produces MDELDRALLRHLQNDARRTNRDLAEAVGVAPSTALERVRALRRRGVVRGYHAEVDLAAVGRPVQALIAVRIRPPKREVIEAFRDWVRQLPETVGVFVVSGTEDFLLHVAVPDTDALYAFVIDRLTQRREVADVRTSVVYEHLRTPVVDPLT